In Natronococcus occultus SP4, the following proteins share a genomic window:
- a CDS encoding DUF7344 domain-containing protein, whose product MSSIDSSLPDEIASVAETDEDGRLSKDIIFELLKNRRRREVLTYLLEADETVTLGELAEQIAAWENDTDVNALSSDQRKRVYVALYQTHLPKMDDAGIVEYDQDRGLITLADNADLLMMYLDTDTHQQDRWDRWYAALSVAGIAVVAAATVGVPPLAAVPTLALAGAVVGAFSLLTVAHVVTNRQEEQSVNGKLSRIE is encoded by the coding sequence ATGTCCTCGATCGACAGCTCACTGCCTGACGAAATCGCGTCGGTCGCAGAGACCGACGAGGATGGCCGACTCTCGAAAGACATCATCTTCGAGCTGCTGAAAAACCGTCGACGACGGGAGGTACTAACCTACCTCCTCGAGGCCGACGAGACCGTCACACTCGGCGAGCTCGCCGAGCAGATCGCCGCCTGGGAAAACGACACCGACGTCAACGCCCTGAGCTCCGACCAGCGAAAGCGGGTGTACGTCGCACTCTACCAGACTCACCTGCCGAAGATGGACGACGCCGGGATCGTCGAATACGATCAGGACCGTGGGCTCATCACGTTGGCCGACAACGCCGATCTGCTCATGATGTATCTCGACACCGACACCCACCAGCAGGATCGGTGGGACCGGTGGTACGCCGCGTTGAGCGTCGCCGGGATCGCTGTCGTCGCCGCGGCGACGGTCGGCGTGCCGCCGCTCGCGGCCGTGCCGACACTGGCACTCGCCGGCGCCGTCGTCGGCGCGTTCTCCCTGCTGACGGTCGCCCACGTCGTCACGAACCGTCAGGAGGAACAGTCCGTCAACGGGAAGCTCTCACGAATCGAGTGA
- a CDS encoding transcription initiation factor IIB: MTRSIIDHARAESESRGREAGLCPDCETETIVHDPDRGERVCEECGLVLTEDPIDYGPEWRAFNAQEHDELSRVGAPLTQSMHDRGLTTTIDWRNRDANGHSMSADKHGQLHRLRVWQERIRTKNAGERNLKYALSEIDRMVSALGVPKPVKETASVIYRQALDQDLIRGRSIEGVATSALYTACRKEGIPRSLEEVTAVSRVDQREIGRTYRYVADELDINLEPTNPRQFVPRFCSELDVDKDVESKAIEIIDETTNQGLHSGKSPTGFAAAAIYAAGLLCEETIPQRAVADTAQTTVVTVRNRYREQLEAIDQQPAT, from the coding sequence ATGACGCGGTCCATCATCGATCACGCCAGAGCTGAATCGGAGTCGCGCGGTCGAGAGGCAGGCCTGTGTCCCGACTGCGAAACCGAGACGATCGTCCACGATCCGGACCGCGGCGAGCGGGTCTGTGAGGAGTGTGGACTCGTGTTGACCGAGGACCCGATCGACTACGGGCCGGAGTGGCGGGCGTTCAACGCACAGGAACACGACGAGCTCTCGCGGGTCGGCGCGCCGCTGACCCAGTCGATGCACGACCGCGGACTGACGACGACGATCGACTGGCGCAACCGCGACGCCAACGGCCACTCGATGTCGGCCGACAAGCACGGTCAGCTCCACCGGCTCCGGGTCTGGCAGGAGCGCATCCGGACGAAAAACGCCGGCGAACGAAACCTCAAGTACGCACTCTCGGAGATCGATCGGATGGTCAGCGCCCTCGGGGTTCCGAAACCCGTCAAGGAGACCGCCAGCGTCATCTACCGCCAGGCGCTCGACCAGGACCTCATTCGGGGGCGCTCGATCGAGGGCGTCGCGACCAGTGCTCTCTACACCGCCTGTCGAAAGGAGGGCATTCCGCGCAGCCTCGAGGAGGTGACGGCCGTCTCCCGGGTCGACCAGCGCGAGATCGGGCGCACCTACCGCTACGTCGCCGACGAACTCGACATCAACCTCGAGCCGACCAACCCCCGCCAGTTCGTTCCGCGGTTCTGCTCGGAGCTCGACGTCGACAAGGACGTCGAGTCGAAGGCGATCGAGATCATCGATGAGACGACGAATCAGGGGCTTCACTCCGGCAAGTCGCCCACGGGGTTCGCGGCCGCGGCCATCTACGCCGCAGGGTTGCTCTGCGAGGAGACGATCCCCCAGCGGGCGGTCGCCGACACGGCACAGACGACCGTCGTCACCGTCAGAAACCGGTACCGCGAGCAGCTCGAGGCTATCGACCAGCAGCCGGCTACATGA
- a CDS encoding DEAD/DEAH box helicase, with product MTDDSSSDADDRTEREVTDETDDAPSSAADEASTDSEPTPLEDDEPTIAEFHDASQREGTPVLTAAAVARALEIPHEDASERLELLADRGELERLSVSTDPVVWYPSEFEDLTDRERVVVFPKRREIVVDRPDQFTRAQLSQFAHLADANGEQGYRYVVRPEDVWGTPHDSFEELARTMRQALGQRNEDLEDWVESQWDRAHQFRLTTHEDGYTVLEAQTPEIMGNVARQKLDEEHVHAPISETEDWVREGSEAAIKRILYEAGYPVQDHRELESGEELEIDLEVSLREYQHEWVDRFAEAGEGVFVGPPGSGKTVAAMGAMAHVGGETLVLVPSRDLARQWAETIAEYTSLSPHQIGQYHGGQKNVRPVTIATYQIAGMDRHRSLFDDREWGLVVFDECQHVPSDVYRRSTHLQSRHRLGLSASPIREDDRQTEIFTLVGPPIGTDWEALFDAGFVAEPELEIRYVPWGDEEQQNAYGSAEGREKYRIAAQNRGKIDEIRYLLSAHPGAKSLVFVDYLEQGRELAAALDVPFLSGETPHHERRRLLEEFRRDERDLLVISRVGDEGIDLPTADMAIVASGLGGSRRQGTQRAGRTMRPAGGALVYVLATRGTREEEFARRQLQHLGRKGITVREQNVDAAGTDEE from the coding sequence GTGACCGACGACTCCTCGAGCGACGCCGACGATCGCACCGAGCGCGAGGTGACCGACGAAACGGACGACGCCCCGAGCAGCGCAGCCGACGAAGCGTCGACCGATTCGGAGCCGACGCCTCTCGAGGACGACGAGCCGACGATCGCGGAGTTCCACGACGCCTCCCAGCGGGAGGGGACCCCGGTACTCACCGCGGCCGCGGTCGCCCGTGCCCTCGAAATTCCCCACGAAGACGCGAGCGAACGGCTGGAACTCCTCGCCGACCGGGGCGAACTCGAGCGCCTCTCGGTGTCGACGGATCCCGTCGTCTGGTACCCGAGCGAGTTCGAGGACCTCACGGACCGCGAGCGGGTCGTCGTCTTCCCGAAGCGCCGCGAGATCGTCGTCGATCGGCCCGATCAGTTCACGCGGGCGCAGCTCTCGCAGTTCGCCCACCTCGCCGACGCCAACGGCGAGCAGGGATACCGCTACGTCGTCCGACCCGAGGACGTCTGGGGAACGCCCCACGACTCCTTCGAGGAGCTGGCCCGAACGATGCGCCAGGCGCTCGGCCAGCGCAACGAGGATCTCGAGGACTGGGTCGAGAGCCAGTGGGATCGGGCCCACCAGTTCCGGCTGACGACTCACGAGGACGGCTACACCGTCCTCGAGGCCCAGACCCCGGAGATCATGGGCAACGTCGCCCGCCAGAAGTTAGACGAGGAACACGTCCACGCGCCGATCTCCGAGACCGAGGACTGGGTCCGCGAGGGATCCGAGGCCGCGATCAAACGCATTCTGTACGAGGCGGGCTACCCGGTCCAGGACCACCGCGAGCTCGAGTCCGGCGAGGAACTCGAGATCGACCTCGAGGTCTCGCTGCGGGAGTACCAACACGAGTGGGTCGATCGGTTCGCCGAGGCCGGCGAGGGCGTGTTCGTCGGCCCGCCGGGCAGCGGGAAGACCGTCGCCGCGATGGGGGCGATGGCCCACGTCGGCGGCGAGACCCTCGTCCTCGTCCCGAGTCGCGATCTGGCCCGCCAGTGGGCCGAGACGATCGCCGAGTACACCTCGCTTTCCCCCCACCAGATCGGCCAGTACCACGGCGGCCAGAAGAACGTGCGGCCGGTGACGATCGCGACCTACCAGATCGCGGGGATGGATCGCCACCGCTCGCTGTTCGACGACCGCGAGTGGGGACTCGTCGTGTTCGACGAGTGCCAGCACGTTCCCTCGGACGTCTATCGTCGCAGCACGCACCTCCAGTCTCGACACCGCCTGGGCCTGTCAGCGAGCCCGATCCGCGAGGACGACCGCCAGACAGAGATCTTCACGCTGGTCGGCCCGCCGATCGGCACCGACTGGGAGGCGCTGTTCGACGCCGGCTTCGTCGCCGAGCCCGAACTCGAGATCCGCTACGTCCCGTGGGGCGACGAGGAGCAGCAGAACGCCTACGGCTCCGCCGAGGGCCGCGAAAAGTACCGCATCGCGGCTCAGAATCGCGGAAAGATCGACGAGATCCGATACCTGCTGTCGGCCCATCCGGGCGCGAAGTCGCTGGTCTTCGTCGACTACTTGGAGCAGGGTCGAGAGCTCGCCGCGGCGCTCGACGTCCCCTTCCTCAGCGGGGAGACGCCCCACCACGAGCGGCGCCGGCTGCTCGAGGAGTTCCGCCGGGACGAACGCGACCTGCTGGTGATCTCCCGGGTCGGCGACGAGGGGATCGACCTCCCGACCGCGGACATGGCGATCGTCGCCTCCGGGCTCGGGGGCTCGCGCCGACAGGGAACCCAGCGGGCCGGCCGCACGATGCGACCCGCGGGCGGGGCGCTCGTCTACGTGCTCGCTACCCGCGGCACCCGAGAGGAGGAGTTCGCTCGCCGACAGCTCCAGCACCTGGGTCGGAAGGGGATCACGGTCCGCGAGCAGAAC